In Brevinematales bacterium, the genomic window TGTAAATCTTCAATTCTGCTTATATTTTTCATCTCAGTAACAGCATTTTTCTTTTCTTCTTGCAACTTTCTTATTTTTGAAAGCTCAAGATTATACTCACTAGCTTTCCTGCTCAAATCCTGCTTATCTAAATCTCTAAGTTTCTGCTTTATTTCCAAAATTCTCTGAAGCTTAAAGTTAAACTTTTTCATAACCTCCAATAAGTCTCGTTATAAATCCTACCGAGATAAAACTTCGTTTTGACTTAGAATCTTCTGAAGTTTTGAAACTATATCACTTATCCTTTTCCGCTTAATATAAAAAGATTTTCTGTTCGATATTAACCTTGAGGTAGATTCGAATATCTCATCAATAATCACTAGATTATTTTCTTTCAATGTAGTTCCCGTCGATGTTATATCAACTACAAATTCACTTAATCCTGTCAACGGTCCTAATTCAACAGATCCATACAATTCCACTATCTTTGGTTCTATTTCCTTGGCCCTAAAGTAAGATTTGGTTATATTCGGTAATTTAGTAGCAACTTTAACTGTAGGAGAAACTAATTCTTTTTTTTCTTTGCCAGCAACTATAACCTTACAATAACCAAATTTTAGATCAAGAAGAGAAAAAACGTCAGGATCATACTCAACAAGCAAATCATATCCAACAACACCTAGATCAGATATCCCTTCAACAGTATATGTTATAACATCTTTTGCTCTAACAAGAAGAAAATCAATCTTAGCATCATTATCTGATACGATAAGCTTCCTCGAATTCTCATCAATCTGAATATTAAGTATTCCTGCTTGGCTAAAAAGCTTAACCGTATCTTCAAACAACCTTCCTTTCGGTACCGCTATTACAATATTATCCATATAGAAAATTATGAATAAACACAATTATCAAATAAAAGCTAAATAATAATCTTAACGAAGAATACATAATTGTCAAATAAAACATAGTTTTAACCTAAATACAACACTACTTGAAATAAAATGTATTTTACATACAAAATCATCTAAAAACTT contains:
- the hisG gene encoding ATP phosphoribosyltransferase is translated as MDNIVIAVPKGRLFEDTVKLFSQAGILNIQIDENSRKLIVSDNDAKIDFLLVRAKDVITYTVEGISDLGVVGYDLLVEYDPDVFSLLDLKFGYCKVIVAGKEKKELVSPTVKVATKLPNITKSYFRAKEIEPKIVELYGSVELGPLTGLSEFVVDITSTGTTLKENNLVIIDEIFESTSRLISNRKSFYIKRKRISDIVSKLQKILSQNEVLSR